CGGACTGGGTCACCCCGGAGCAGCAGACGGCCGCGACGGCGTTCGTCGAGTTCCTGCAGACCCCGGAGGCCCAGGCGATCCTGCCGAAGTACGGCTTCCGCCCGCTCGACGACTCGGCGGACGTCAGCGAGTATCTCAACGCGGACGTCGGGATCGATCCCGCGCAGCCGACCGTGACCCTGCCGCGGCCCGCCCCCGACGTCGTCTCGACGGCGATCGACCAGTGGGCCTCGATCCGGAAGCCCTCGGCGATCCTGCAGCTCATCGACATCTCCGGGTCGATGGACGAGGGGATCGGCGACGGGCGCAGTCGCCTCGACGGCGCGATTGAGGGCTCGGCGGCGACGCTCGGCCAGATCCGTCCCACCGATGAGATCGGCGTCTGGGCGTTCACGACCGGGTTGCGCTCGAGCATCGACGACCAGACGGTCGACGGCATCGGCGTCGTGCGCCCGTTCGGGGAGCTCGGCGGCGACAAGGAGGGCCTGCAGAACGACATCGAGGATCTCGCGAACAGCCAGCGCGCCGGGACCCCGATGTACGACGCGATCTCCGCGGCCTACGACTACATGAAGACCCACGCCGAGGCGGGACGGATCAACGCGATCGTCGTGCTGTCGGACGGCGAGGACACGGACTCGCTCACGCGCCTCGACACGCTGATCCAGAAGATCAACGCGGATCAGAAGGAGGGCGGCAACGATAAGCCGGTGCGCATCTTCGCGATCGCGTACTCGCAGTCGGCCGACGTCGAGTCGCTGGAGAAGCTGGCGCGGGCGTCGGGCGGCCAGGTCTTCGACGCCACCGATCCGGAAAAGATCACCGAGACCTTCCAGTCCGTCATGAACAACTTCTAAGCTGCGAACGTGAGATTCCTCGAGACGATCCGCTCGGCGGCGGCCGCCACCGGGATCGCTGCGGCGTGCCTTGTGGGCGTCGCGGCGCCGGCGGTCGCGGCGCCCGTGCACGCCGTCACCGATGCGAACGAGATCGTCGAGGCCTGCGGCACGCAGTCGGTGTGCCTCTTCGACGGCGCCACGATCTCGAACGCCCCCGAGCTCGCGAGCGCGCTGCCCGAGGGCGTCCGGGTGATCGTGATCCCGGAGCCGAATCAGGCCGAGAGTGTGCAGTCGAGTGTCATCGCGACGCAGGTGCAGGCGGCGACCGGCGCCGAGACCGTGATCATCATCGAGGATCGTGCGAAGGATCGGTTCTCGGTCGCTTCCGACGGCGACGCGACCGCGATCACGGAGGCGCTCTACTCACAGGGTGAATCGGATGGCGGGATCGCGGTGGCGGCGATCGGCGAGACGCTCGTGCCCGGCTCACCGGCGCAAGCCCCCGGCGTCGGATTCGACGGCACGGCCGTGATCTTCGGCGCCGTCGCGCTCATCGCGGTCGCGGGTGCGACCCTCGGTGTGATCCTCTTCGCCCGGCGGCGCCGGAACGCGCGCGGGCACACCTCGCGGGTGCGGTCGGCCCGGCTCGAGAAGGAGCTCACCGCGGCGCTGAACGGCGAGGACGGCGCGTACATCCAGGACTCGATCGAGCAGCTCGATCGATGGTCGGCCCCGTTCCCCACGATCGGCCCCCGCGTGACCGGGATGACCCGCCACGTCTCCGAGCTGTTCGTGCGGGTGCACAAGCGAGGATCCGACCAGCAGCTCCGACTGCTGCAGTCGAAGTACAAGGACACGCTCTCCAAACTGCGCAAGGCGCTGAACGACGACTACTACGGCGACATCGTGCAGAACCCGCAGTACTGGAGCAACCCCGAGGGTCGACTTGCCGAGGTCAGCCTCGCGATCGACTCCGTCGACCAGCAGGCCGTCGAGAACATCCGCCAGGTGAACGAGTCGCGGGATCTCGAGTTCAAGGTGGCACTCGACTCCCTCATCCAGACCGTCAATCAAGCCAAGCTGTCGGACGTCTACACCGACCGCGAGCAGTAGTCCCACGCCCCACACAGGAGGAACGCATGTCCGACGAACCGCAAACCGTGGCCATCGACTTCGCCGCGCTGATCGAGCCCGGTGACACGCAGGCGACCGAGGTGCAGGCGACGCCCCTGGAGCGCGCGATCGCCGACGCTCCGGGGACCGATGCGGCGGCCGCCCGCCCCGAGGATGCGGCGTTCACGTTCCGCAGCCTGCTGACCCCGAAGCAGCTCGAGGATCTCGAGCGCGGCGCGCCCGTGCTGGCGAAGAAGTTCATCGACGACGTGAACCAGATCGTGTCGTTCGGCGGGCCGGTCATGGAGAAGATGAACAGCGCCTCCGTGCAGCTGCTCGAGGCGCAGCGCGACATCAAGATCCCCGAGGCCGACGCCGTGGTGAACGACATGCTGCGCACGATGGACGGCTTCGAGAAGAAGTGGCGGTCGCAGAAGCTCGAGGACGCGGTGAACACCGTCGTCGGCTGGTTCAAGAAGACGAAGTACACGCTGTCGACGATGGTGCGCGAGTCCCGACCCATCTCCGACAAGATCGACCTCGCCGAGGTGAAACTGCAGGAGATGGAGTCGGCGCTCGCCGACAACATCGCTCGCGGGCAGCTGCTCCATGAGCAGACCCTCGCGCACATGGATGACGTCGTCGCGGTGCTCGCGGCGCTGGAGCAGGTGATCCAGGAACTGCGCGAGGACTTTGACGAGGTCGATGTGCTGCTGCGCGACGCCGAGGCGGCGAAAGCCGAGTCGGTCGTCTACCGCGACGAGACCATCTCCGTGTCCGAGCTCCGCGAGATCCACAGCAAGCTGTCGTTCGTGCTCTCCGAGACCGAGAAGTCGTGGTCGGACTG
Above is a genomic segment from Leucobacter rhizosphaerae containing:
- a CDS encoding toxic anion resistance protein, giving the protein MSDEPQTVAIDFAALIEPGDTQATEVQATPLERAIADAPGTDAAAARPEDAAFTFRSLLTPKQLEDLERGAPVLAKKFIDDVNQIVSFGGPVMEKMNSASVQLLEAQRDIKIPEADAVVNDMLRTMDGFEKKWRSQKLEDAVNTVVGWFKKTKYTLSTMVRESRPISDKIDLAEVKLQEMESALADNIARGQLLHEQTLAHMDDVVAVLAALEQVIQELREDFDEVDVLLRDAEAAKAESVVYRDETISVSELREIHSKLSFVLSETEKSWSDWRTQFFLGFAHAPATRNLIVTTFALRRRLATFRTMGLPSARQSLVMWQQAVFAREGAELGTAVQEGTNKLIQGAFAETAKSVEAVANASQAPVITEDTIWAVIDSVKAQCAAIVTADRAGRALRARNLQALERGEATIEDAVIASQRAVANASRSTPAVAAGDRGAASADAGDDLLNKLTN